A stretch of the Capsicum annuum cultivar UCD-10X-F1 chromosome 10, UCD10Xv1.1, whole genome shotgun sequence genome encodes the following:
- the LOC107844400 gene encoding secreted RxLR effector protein 161-like, which produces MEDYKFTITPMNQNKKFCKEDGDENIDKGLYRSLIGCLMYLTATRPNIVNGVSLLSTYMHCASEIHFQAAKYVIRYVKGTINFGIIIKKTSDFKFHGFSDSDWVGCSDDMRSTLGYYFSFGSGIFSWCSKKQDVVAQSIVEAEYIAAVLAMNQVLWI; this is translated from the coding sequence ATGGAAGATTACAAGTTTACTATAACTCCTATGAATCAAAATAAGAAGTTTTGCAAAGAAGATGGAGACGAAAATATTGATAAAGGACTTTACAGGAGTCTTATAGGTTGCTTAATGTACTTGACTGCAACAAGGCCGAATATTGTTAATGGTGTGAGTTTACTTTCAACATATATGCACTGTGCTAGCGAAATTCATTTTCAAGCAGCTAAATATGTGATTAGATATGTCAAAGGTACTATTAATTTTGGTATAATAATCAAAAAGACATCAGATTTTAAGTTTCATGGATTTTCTGATAGTGATTGGGTTGGTTGCTCAGATGATATGAGAAGCACCTTAggttactattttagttttggttctgGAATATTCTCTTGGTGTTCAAAGAAACAAGATGTTGTGGCTCAATCTATAGTTGAAGCAGAATACATTGCAGCTGTTTTAGCTATGAATCAAGTCCTTTGGATTTGA